In Desulfosediminicola ganghwensis, a single window of DNA contains:
- a CDS encoding IS30 family transposase, protein MKQHKHHRQPTLEQRYQISRLRKAGMSLRAIADEVGISCSTVIRELSKNSTADGYNADAAQISTNKRRSESHKHNKRSPETDRIISESLSLGLSPEAISQRTKVELSPESVLCHGTIYTSIYNNKARGGRLFSRLPRHVKKRWKGGKRRHMAGASLIPQQQDISKRHTILDKRSRIGDWEDDTGLGKKGLPGDTP, encoded by the coding sequence ATGAAACAACATAAACACCACCGACAACCAACTCTTGAACAAAGATACCAGATTTCAAGACTTCGTAAAGCAGGTATGAGTCTCAGAGCTATAGCCGATGAGGTTGGAATCAGTTGCAGCACAGTAATCAGAGAACTTAGCAAGAACTCTACTGCTGATGGCTATAACGCTGATGCTGCGCAAATATCAACCAATAAAAGACGATCAGAAAGCCATAAACACAACAAACGATCTCCTGAAACTGATCGTATTATTTCTGAATCTTTATCGCTTGGCTTGTCTCCTGAAGCAATCAGTCAGAGGACGAAAGTTGAATTGTCGCCTGAATCGGTCCTATGCCATGGCACTATCTACACAAGTATTTATAACAATAAAGCGCGTGGAGGGAGGTTATTCAGTCGACTGCCAAGGCATGTTAAAAAACGTTGGAAAGGCGGTAAGAGAAGACACATGGCGGGAGCTTCGTTGATACCTCAACAACAAGATATTTCAAAAAGACATACAATTTTGGACAAACGCAGTCGTATAGGTGACTGGGAAGACGACACTGGCCTCGGCAAGAAGGGTTTACCTGGTGACACTCCTTGA